In a single window of the Raphanus sativus cultivar WK10039 chromosome 9, ASM80110v3, whole genome shotgun sequence genome:
- the LOC108824271 gene encoding protein DETOXIFICATION 16 isoform X1, whose protein sequence is MSEERETGENVLSWPLIGEKEKKSSVKEEVKKQLWLSGPLISVSLLQFCLQVISVMFVGHLGSLPLSAASIATSFASVTGFSFLMGTASALDTLCGQSYGAKMYGMLGIQMQRAMFVLTLLSVPLSIIWFNTEHLLLFVGQDKSIATLAGSYARFMIPSIFAYGLLQCFNRFLQAQNNVFPVVFCSGITTCLHVLLCWVLVLKSGLGFKGAAVANTISYWLNVVLLFCYVKLSPSCSLTWTGFSKEALRDILPFMRLAIPSALMVCLEMWSFELLVLLSGLLPNPVLETSVLSICLNTAGTVWMIPFGLSGAASTRVSNELGAGNPRVAKLAVRVVICIAIAESIVIGLVLILIRNIWGMAYSSEPEVVTYVASLMPILALGNFLDSLQCVLSGVARGCGWQKIGAFINLGSYYFVGVPSGLLLGFHFHVGGRGLWLGIICALVVQVTCLSLVTIFTNWDEEAKKATKRVESSSGVRDAAIDNGSTVVC, encoded by the exons ATGAGCGAAGAGAGAGAAACAGGAGAGAATGTATTATCATGGCCTCTTATcggagagaaagagaagaaaagtaGTGTaaaagaagaagtgaagaagcAGCTATGGCTATCGGGTCCATTAATCAGCGTCAGTCTTCTTCAGTTTTGTCTTCAAGTCATCTCTGTCATGTTCGTCGGCCATCTTggctctcttcctctctctgcTGCCTCCATCGCTACCTCTTTTGCCTCCGTCACTGGCTTCAGTTTCCTC ATGGGAACAGCAAGTGCGTTAGATACCCTTTGTGGCCAATCATACGGAGCAAAGATGTATGGAATGTTGGGGATACAGATGcaaagagcaatgtttgttcttaCATTACTCTCTGTTCCTCTCTCCATCATTTGGTTTAACACAGAACACCTTCTCCTCTTTGTCGGACAAGACAAATCCATTGCTACACTCGCTGGCTCCTACGCAAGATTCATGATCCCAAGCATATTTGCATATGGTCTACTTCAATGCTTTAACAGGTTTTTGCAGGCACAAAACAATGTGTTTCCTGTGGTCTTCTGCTCTGGAATCACCACCTGTCTTCACGTCCTCCTATGTTGGGTCTTGGTTTTGAAAtctggtttagggtttaaaggaGCTGCTGTCGCTAACACTATCTCGTATTGGCTGAACGTTGTACTCTTGTTCTGTTACGTAAAGTTATCGCCTTCTTGCTCACTGACTTGGACCGGTTTCTCTAAGGAGGCTCTACGTGACATCCTCCCTTTTATGAGACTAGCTATTCCTTCTGCACTTATGGTCTG CTTGGAGATGTGGTCCTTTGAGCTTCTGGTTCTCTTATCAGGTCTTCTTCCAAACCCCGTTCTCGAAACTTCTGTTCTCTCAATCtg CCTTAATACAGCAGGAACAGTTTGGATGATCCCATTTGGGCTTAGTGGTGCTGCAAG TACGAGGGTGTCAAACGAGCTAGGAGCGGGGAATCCAAGAGTGGCTAAGCTAGCAGTGCGTGTGGTCATTTGCATCGCAATCGCAGAAAGTATAGTGATAGGATTGGTTTTGATACTGATAAGGAATATATGGGGAATGGCTTACAGTAGTGAACCGGAAGTAGTCACCTACGTAGCCTCATTGATGCCGATTCTCGCCTTAGGCAATTTTCTTGACAGTCTTCAGTGTGTTCTCTCAG gGGTTGCTAGAGGATGTGGATGGCAGAAGATAGGAGCATTCATTAATCTTGGATCATATTATTTTGTTGGAGTACCTTCAGGCTTGTTACTTGGTTTTCACTTTCACGTTGGGGGTCGg GGGCTTTGGCTTGGAATCATATGCGCATTGGTTGTTCAAGTTACATGTCTTTCACTTGTCACCATCTTTACGAATTGGGATGAAGAG GCCAAGAAAGCAACAAAAAGAGTCGAGTCTTCTTCAGGTGTGAGGGATGCTGCAATCGATAACGGGTCAACTGTTGTATGCTGA
- the LOC108824271 gene encoding protein DETOXIFICATION 16 isoform X2: protein MSEERETGENVLSWPLIGEKEKKSSVKEEVKKQLWLSGPLISVSLLQFCLQVISVMFVGHLGSLPLSAASIATSFASVTGFSFLMGTASALDTLCGQSYGAKMYGMLGIQMQRAMFVLTLLSVPLSIIWFNTEHLLLFVGQDKSIATLAGSYARFMIPSIFAYGLLQCFNRFLQAQNNVFPVVFCSGITTCLHVLLCWVLVLKSGLGFKGAAVANTISYWLNVVLLFCYVKLSPSCSLTWTGFSKEALRDILPFMRLAIPSALMVCLEMWSFELLVLLSGLLPNPVLETSVLSICLNTAGTVWMIPFGLSGAASTRVSNELGAGNPRVAKLAVRVVICIAIAESIVIGLVLILIRNIWGMAYSSEPEVVTYVASLMPILALGNFLDSLQCVLSGVARGCGWQKIGAFINLGSYYFVGVPSGLLLGFHFHVGGALAWNHMRIGCSSYMSFTCHHLYELG from the exons ATGAGCGAAGAGAGAGAAACAGGAGAGAATGTATTATCATGGCCTCTTATcggagagaaagagaagaaaagtaGTGTaaaagaagaagtgaagaagcAGCTATGGCTATCGGGTCCATTAATCAGCGTCAGTCTTCTTCAGTTTTGTCTTCAAGTCATCTCTGTCATGTTCGTCGGCCATCTTggctctcttcctctctctgcTGCCTCCATCGCTACCTCTTTTGCCTCCGTCACTGGCTTCAGTTTCCTC ATGGGAACAGCAAGTGCGTTAGATACCCTTTGTGGCCAATCATACGGAGCAAAGATGTATGGAATGTTGGGGATACAGATGcaaagagcaatgtttgttcttaCATTACTCTCTGTTCCTCTCTCCATCATTTGGTTTAACACAGAACACCTTCTCCTCTTTGTCGGACAAGACAAATCCATTGCTACACTCGCTGGCTCCTACGCAAGATTCATGATCCCAAGCATATTTGCATATGGTCTACTTCAATGCTTTAACAGGTTTTTGCAGGCACAAAACAATGTGTTTCCTGTGGTCTTCTGCTCTGGAATCACCACCTGTCTTCACGTCCTCCTATGTTGGGTCTTGGTTTTGAAAtctggtttagggtttaaaggaGCTGCTGTCGCTAACACTATCTCGTATTGGCTGAACGTTGTACTCTTGTTCTGTTACGTAAAGTTATCGCCTTCTTGCTCACTGACTTGGACCGGTTTCTCTAAGGAGGCTCTACGTGACATCCTCCCTTTTATGAGACTAGCTATTCCTTCTGCACTTATGGTCTG CTTGGAGATGTGGTCCTTTGAGCTTCTGGTTCTCTTATCAGGTCTTCTTCCAAACCCCGTTCTCGAAACTTCTGTTCTCTCAATCtg CCTTAATACAGCAGGAACAGTTTGGATGATCCCATTTGGGCTTAGTGGTGCTGCAAG TACGAGGGTGTCAAACGAGCTAGGAGCGGGGAATCCAAGAGTGGCTAAGCTAGCAGTGCGTGTGGTCATTTGCATCGCAATCGCAGAAAGTATAGTGATAGGATTGGTTTTGATACTGATAAGGAATATATGGGGAATGGCTTACAGTAGTGAACCGGAAGTAGTCACCTACGTAGCCTCATTGATGCCGATTCTCGCCTTAGGCAATTTTCTTGACAGTCTTCAGTGTGTTCTCTCAG gGGTTGCTAGAGGATGTGGATGGCAGAAGATAGGAGCATTCATTAATCTTGGATCATATTATTTTGTTGGAGTACCTTCAGGCTTGTTACTTGGTTTTCACTTTCACGTTGGGG GGGCTTTGGCTTGGAATCATATGCGCATTGGTTGTTCAAGTTACATGTCTTTCACTTGTCACCATCTTTACGAATTGGGATGA